The proteins below are encoded in one region of Bombus terrestris chromosome 7, iyBomTerr1.2, whole genome shotgun sequence:
- the LOC100647774 gene encoding GPI ethanolamine phosphate transferase 3 isoform X2, protein MSKLWNYLIFQGWMSYLMAAGLLVFTSGFLLNRVARPERAECKHCTDFDCNVKQLLQNPDAAATTCLKRKSRVVLLVVDALKYDFAYWYNDNNSTSSYYRNKLPIIHELLQNQPMNSRLYKFIADPPTTTMQRLKGLTTGSLPTFIDIGSNFASESINEDNIVDQSTAEGIVFMGDDTWTNLFPGKFKRQFPSPSFNVWDLDTVDKDVRYRIFFEMKKKDWSLLIAHVLGIDHCGHKHGANHPEMARKLNDTNSLIRDIIDSLEEDTVLFVVGDHGMTESGDHGGDSRNEIEAAMFVYSMVPLIKYDSSNNTVNQIDLVPTLASILGTPIPFSNLGSVILDSIPSSSRNGKLKDELWYLLHSVWRNIAQTKRYISVYSEDTYLFSKEQLQNLENMYNYLFNQIKSINTIEEFDSFIVNSRNYFKLLKDTCSEVWVQFDSSLMLKGLLLMFCALFFFYLFITGIPEGRMYKIFESSFLQCSILANLITALIMCLLFFFDILEEFKNTTLFATGTVSIILLIILIIKNWDVISLNWYDYRKIKKLIYITRLVLFLTICSLFSNSYIVEENNVLSFLIVTLLWLIMFNLMKKDTGENPERKTKPFLKQQTKSSLKIIIIASSLIACISIRLSYYFWRCREEQQQYICSMFVFGKASSITSDNLERILLAITLIILALHITIIRLWLQNCGNLSGFSPSVLVGQYCPVVIGVCMGCYWVLQRLPKFVKVKFALSWQVNTLPNIVYALSLFAIFILYYRPLSIFLLPKKKELINIHQDENVVPRLFEKIKESIYRKNIDVDQTPVVYGLGTAYSATFVSLSVFLMLLYSLLLGDILSPSTFLMFMCCTSVLGLSAIERYKNANSISEMVEVPTPILLCWFLIAEYFFYGTGHQPTFPTIHWDAAFVGTGGHFYGNLLPAILIGINTFGSHIILVAGKYVLLHGIRTFGSMLATTIHCRHLMVWKIFAPKLIFEGLGLLVTLSSVLASFYMVFRIDQQMEHLISRVTKGR, encoded by the exons ATGAGCAAGCTAtggaattatttgatatttcaagGATGGATGTCGTATTTGATGGCAGCTGGTTTGTTGGTTTTCACAAGCGGCTTTTTGCTCAATCGCGTTGCAAGACCGGAACGAGCTGAATGTAAACATTGCACGGATTTTGATTGTAACGTCAAGCAACTTCTTCAGAATCCCGATGCCGCTGCAACCACATGTCTCAAAAGAAAGTCACGTGTTGTATTATTAGTCGTAGATGctttaaaatatgattttgcATATTggtataatgataataattctaCCTCATCTTATTATCGCAATAAGTTACCGATAATTCACGAATTGTTGCAAAATCAACCTATGAATTCACGCTTGTATAAGTTCATAGCAGATCCTCCGACAACAACTATGCAACGATTAAAAGGTCTTACCACAGGATCGTTGCCAACCTTCATTGACATTGGATCTAATTTTGCCTCTGAAAGCATCAACGAAGATAATATTGTAGATCAAAGCACTGCCGAAGGTATAGTTTTCATGGGTGATGATACCTGGACTAATTTATTTCCTGGCAAATTTAAACGTCAATTTCCATCACCATCTTTTAATGTTTGGGATCTGGACACTGTTGATAAAGATGTTAGATACCGTATATTTTTTGagatgaagaagaaagattGGTCTCTCCTGATAGCACACGTTCTTGGAATTGATCATTGCGGACATAAACATGGTGCTAATCATCCTGAGATGGCTAGAAAGTTAAATGATACAAATAGTCTTATAAGAGATATCATTGACTCCTTAGAGGAGGATACAGTACTTTTTGTTGTTGGTGATCATGGAATGACAGAAAGTGGTGATCATGGTGGTGATAGCAGGAATGAAATTGAGGCTGCCATGTTCGTTTATTCTATGGTTCCTTTGATAAAATATGATTCATCTAACAATACTGTGAACCAAATCGATCTTGTTCCAACATTGGCATCTATTCTTGGAACACCTATACCATTTTCAAACTTGGGATCTGTTATACTTGATTCAATTCCAAGTTCATCAAGAAATGGGAAATTAAAAGATGAGTTATGGTATTTGTTGCATTCAGTGTGGAGAAATATTGCACAGACAAAAAGATATATAAGTGTATATTCTGAAGATACTTACTTATTTTCTAAAGAACAGCttcaaaatttggaaaatatgtATAACTATCTATTTAACCAAATTAAGAGTATTAATACTATTGAAGAATTTGACTCTTTTATTGTGAATAGTCGGAACTACTTTAAATTGCTCAAAGATACATGTTCTGAAGTATGGGTTCAATTTGATTCTAGTCTAATGTTAAAAGGCCTACTTTTGATGTTTTGtgctttgtttttcttttatctatttatcaCAGGCATTCCAGAAGGTCGTATGTATAAGATATTTGAGTCTTCATTTCTACAATGTTCTATTTTAGCAAATTTAATTACTGCGTTAATAATGTgccttttgtttttctttgatattttagAAGAATTTAAAAACACTACATTGTTTGCCACTGGTACAGtatctataatattattaataatattaattattaagaattGGGATGTTATTTCATTGAATTGGTAtgattatagaaaaataaaaaaattgatctATATTACAAGATTAGTACTTTTTTTAACAATATGCAGTCTCTTTTCTAACAGCTATATTGTTGaagaaaataatgtattatcttttttaattgttACTCTTCTTTGGCTTATCATGTTTAATCTAATGAAAAAAGATACTGGTGAAAATccagaaagaaaaacaaagccATTTTTAAAACAACAAACAAAATCAAGCTTGAAGATAATTATAATAGCCAGTAGCTTAATAGCATGCATTTCCATAAGATTATCTTATTATTTCTGGCGTTGTAGAGAGGAGCAACAACAATATATATGTTCTATGTTTGTATTTGGTAAAGCAAGTTCTATAACATCGGACAATTTAGAACGTATTTTACTTGCCATTACATTAATTATACTTGCATTACACATTACGATAATAAGACTATGGTTGCAAAATTGTGGAAACCTTTCTGGTTTCTCTCCTAGTGTTTTAGTAGGACAATACTGTCCTGTTGTGATAGGTGTTTGTATGGGTTGTTATTGGGTCCTTCAAAGGTTACCAAAAtttgtaaaagtaaaatttgcaCTATCTTGGCAAGTAAACACATTGCCTAACATAGTATATGCATTGAGTCTGTTTGCAatctttatattatactatCGTCCGCTCAGTATATTTTTACTACcaaagaaaaaggaattaaTTAACATACACCAAGATGAAAATGTAGTACCTCGATTATTTGAGAAAATAAAGGAGTCAATTTATCGAAAAAATATAGATGTAGATCAAACGCCAGTTGTTTATGGCTTGGGTACTGCGTATAGTGCCACATTTGTCTCATTAAGTGTATTTCTTATGTTGTTATATTCTTTATTGTTAGGGGATATATTATCACCTAGTACTTTCTTAATGTTTATGTGTTGTACCTCTGTTTTGGGCTTATCAGCGAtagaaagatacaaaaatgctAATAGTATAT ctGAAATGGTAGAAGTACCTACTCCCATACTATTGTGTTGGTTCTTAATAgcagaatatttcttttatggaACTGGGCATCAACCAACTTTCCCTACAATTCATTGGGATGCTGCTTTTGTAGGAACAGGTGGACATTTCTATGGAAATTTATTACCAGCAATCTTAATAG GAATAAACACATTCGGATCGCACATTATACTAG TCGCAGGAAAATATGTATTACTTCATGGAATCAGA ACATTTGGTAGCATGCTTGCTACGACGATTCATTGTCGACATTTAATGGTTTGGAAGATCTTCGCGCCGAAGTTAATATTCGAAGGCTTGGGATTATTGGTAACATTAAGCAGTGTATTGGCGTCCTTTTATATGGTGTTCAGAATCGATCAGCAAATGGAACATCTTATATCCAGAGTAACAAAAGGCAGATGA
- the LOC100647774 gene encoding GPI ethanolamine phosphate transferase 3 isoform X1 yields the protein MSKLWNYLIFQGWMSYLMAAGLLVFTSGFLLNRVARPERAECKHCTDFDCNVKQLLQNPDAAATTCLKRKSRVVLLVVDALKYDFAYWYNDNNSTSSYYRNKLPIIHELLQNQPMNSRLYKFIADPPTTTMQRLKGLTTGSLPTFIDIGSNFASESINEDNIVDQSTAEGIVFMGDDTWTNLFPGKFKRQFPSPSFNVWDLDTVDKDVRYRIFFEMKKKDWSLLIAHVLGIDHCGHKHGANHPEMARKLNDTNSLIRDIIDSLEEDTVLFVVGDHGMTESGDHGGDSRNEIEAAMFVYSMVPLIKYDSSNNTVNQIDLVPTLASILGTPIPFSNLGSVILDSIPSSSRNGKLKDELWYLLHSVWRNIAQTKRYISVYSEDTYLFSKEQLQNLENMYNYLFNQIKSINTIEEFDSFIVNSRNYFKLLKDTCSEVWVQFDSSLMLKGLLLMFCALFFFYLFITGIPEGRMYKIFESSFLQCSILANLITALIMCLLFFFDILEEFKNTTLFATGTVSIILLIILIIKNWDVISLNWYDYRKIKKLIYITRLVLFLTICSLFSNSYIVEENNVLSFLIVTLLWLIMFNLMKKDTGENPERKTKPFLKQQTKSSLKIIIIASSLIACISIRLSYYFWRCREEQQQYICSMFVFGKASSITSDNLERILLAITLIILALHITIIRLWLQNCGNLSGFSPSVLVGQYCPVVIGVCMGCYWVLQRLPKFVKVKFALSWQVNTLPNIVYALSLFAIFILYYRPLSIFLLPKKKELINIHQDENVVPRLFEKIKESIYRKNIDVDQTPVVYGLGTAYSATFVSLSVFLMLLYSLLLGDILSPSTFLMFMCCTSVLGLSAIERYKNANSISEMVEVPTPILLCWFLIAEYFFYGTGHQPTFPTIHWDAAFVGTGGHFYGNLLPAILIGINTFGSHIILGATLPLLVIVPFTFYLIFPKLAKIKFSKDNMKRGELHLFEQDSVFHAAIFSVAGKYVLLHGIRTFGSMLATTIHCRHLMVWKIFAPKLIFEGLGLLVTLSSVLASFYMVFRIDQQMEHLISRVTKGR from the exons ATGAGCAAGCTAtggaattatttgatatttcaagGATGGATGTCGTATTTGATGGCAGCTGGTTTGTTGGTTTTCACAAGCGGCTTTTTGCTCAATCGCGTTGCAAGACCGGAACGAGCTGAATGTAAACATTGCACGGATTTTGATTGTAACGTCAAGCAACTTCTTCAGAATCCCGATGCCGCTGCAACCACATGTCTCAAAAGAAAGTCACGTGTTGTATTATTAGTCGTAGATGctttaaaatatgattttgcATATTggtataatgataataattctaCCTCATCTTATTATCGCAATAAGTTACCGATAATTCACGAATTGTTGCAAAATCAACCTATGAATTCACGCTTGTATAAGTTCATAGCAGATCCTCCGACAACAACTATGCAACGATTAAAAGGTCTTACCACAGGATCGTTGCCAACCTTCATTGACATTGGATCTAATTTTGCCTCTGAAAGCATCAACGAAGATAATATTGTAGATCAAAGCACTGCCGAAGGTATAGTTTTCATGGGTGATGATACCTGGACTAATTTATTTCCTGGCAAATTTAAACGTCAATTTCCATCACCATCTTTTAATGTTTGGGATCTGGACACTGTTGATAAAGATGTTAGATACCGTATATTTTTTGagatgaagaagaaagattGGTCTCTCCTGATAGCACACGTTCTTGGAATTGATCATTGCGGACATAAACATGGTGCTAATCATCCTGAGATGGCTAGAAAGTTAAATGATACAAATAGTCTTATAAGAGATATCATTGACTCCTTAGAGGAGGATACAGTACTTTTTGTTGTTGGTGATCATGGAATGACAGAAAGTGGTGATCATGGTGGTGATAGCAGGAATGAAATTGAGGCTGCCATGTTCGTTTATTCTATGGTTCCTTTGATAAAATATGATTCATCTAACAATACTGTGAACCAAATCGATCTTGTTCCAACATTGGCATCTATTCTTGGAACACCTATACCATTTTCAAACTTGGGATCTGTTATACTTGATTCAATTCCAAGTTCATCAAGAAATGGGAAATTAAAAGATGAGTTATGGTATTTGTTGCATTCAGTGTGGAGAAATATTGCACAGACAAAAAGATATATAAGTGTATATTCTGAAGATACTTACTTATTTTCTAAAGAACAGCttcaaaatttggaaaatatgtATAACTATCTATTTAACCAAATTAAGAGTATTAATACTATTGAAGAATTTGACTCTTTTATTGTGAATAGTCGGAACTACTTTAAATTGCTCAAAGATACATGTTCTGAAGTATGGGTTCAATTTGATTCTAGTCTAATGTTAAAAGGCCTACTTTTGATGTTTTGtgctttgtttttcttttatctatttatcaCAGGCATTCCAGAAGGTCGTATGTATAAGATATTTGAGTCTTCATTTCTACAATGTTCTATTTTAGCAAATTTAATTACTGCGTTAATAATGTgccttttgtttttctttgatattttagAAGAATTTAAAAACACTACATTGTTTGCCACTGGTACAGtatctataatattattaataatattaattattaagaattGGGATGTTATTTCATTGAATTGGTAtgattatagaaaaataaaaaaattgatctATATTACAAGATTAGTACTTTTTTTAACAATATGCAGTCTCTTTTCTAACAGCTATATTGTTGaagaaaataatgtattatcttttttaattgttACTCTTCTTTGGCTTATCATGTTTAATCTAATGAAAAAAGATACTGGTGAAAATccagaaagaaaaacaaagccATTTTTAAAACAACAAACAAAATCAAGCTTGAAGATAATTATAATAGCCAGTAGCTTAATAGCATGCATTTCCATAAGATTATCTTATTATTTCTGGCGTTGTAGAGAGGAGCAACAACAATATATATGTTCTATGTTTGTATTTGGTAAAGCAAGTTCTATAACATCGGACAATTTAGAACGTATTTTACTTGCCATTACATTAATTATACTTGCATTACACATTACGATAATAAGACTATGGTTGCAAAATTGTGGAAACCTTTCTGGTTTCTCTCCTAGTGTTTTAGTAGGACAATACTGTCCTGTTGTGATAGGTGTTTGTATGGGTTGTTATTGGGTCCTTCAAAGGTTACCAAAAtttgtaaaagtaaaatttgcaCTATCTTGGCAAGTAAACACATTGCCTAACATAGTATATGCATTGAGTCTGTTTGCAatctttatattatactatCGTCCGCTCAGTATATTTTTACTACcaaagaaaaaggaattaaTTAACATACACCAAGATGAAAATGTAGTACCTCGATTATTTGAGAAAATAAAGGAGTCAATTTATCGAAAAAATATAGATGTAGATCAAACGCCAGTTGTTTATGGCTTGGGTACTGCGTATAGTGCCACATTTGTCTCATTAAGTGTATTTCTTATGTTGTTATATTCTTTATTGTTAGGGGATATATTATCACCTAGTACTTTCTTAATGTTTATGTGTTGTACCTCTGTTTTGGGCTTATCAGCGAtagaaagatacaaaaatgctAATAGTATAT ctGAAATGGTAGAAGTACCTACTCCCATACTATTGTGTTGGTTCTTAATAgcagaatatttcttttatggaACTGGGCATCAACCAACTTTCCCTACAATTCATTGGGATGCTGCTTTTGTAGGAACAGGTGGACATTTCTATGGAAATTTATTACCAGCAATCTTAATAG GAATAAACACATTCGGATCGCACATTATACTAGGTGCAACATTACCACTATTAGTTATTGTACCATTTACTTTTTATCTTATATTTCCAAAGTTagctaaaataaaattttcgaaagaCAACATGAAAAGAGGAGAACTGCATCTGTTTGAACAAGATTCTGTGTTTCATGCTGCAATTTTCTCAGTCGCAGGAAAATATGTATTACTTCATGGAATCAGA ACATTTGGTAGCATGCTTGCTACGACGATTCATTGTCGACATTTAATGGTTTGGAAGATCTTCGCGCCGAAGTTAATATTCGAAGGCTTGGGATTATTGGTAACATTAAGCAGTGTATTGGCGTCCTTTTATATGGTGTTCAGAATCGATCAGCAAATGGAACATCTTATATCCAGAGTAACAAAAGGCAGATGA
- the LOC100647774 gene encoding GPI ethanolamine phosphate transferase 3 isoform X3, producing the protein MSKLWNYLIFQGWMSYLMAAGLLVFTSGFLLNRVARPERAECKHCTDFDCNVKQLLQNPDAAATTCLKRKSRVVLLVVDALKYDFAYWYNDNNSTSSYYRNKLPIIHELLQNQPMNSRLYKFIADPPTTTMQRLKGLTTGSLPTFIDIGSNFASESINEDNIVDQSTAEGIVFMGDDTWTNLFPGKFKRQFPSPSFNVWDLDTVDKDVRYRIFFEMKKKDWSLLIAHVLGIDHCGHKHGANHPEMARKLNDTNSLIRDIIDSLEEDTVLFVVGDHGMTESGDHGGDSRNEIEAAMFVYSMVPLIKYDSSNNTVNQIDLVPTLASILGTPIPFSNLGSVILDSIPSSSRNGKLKDELWYLLHSVWRNIAQTKRYISVYSEDTYLFSKEQLQNLENMYNYLFNQIKSINTIEEFDSFIVNSRNYFKLLKDTCSEVWVQFDSSLMLKGLLLMFCALFFFYLFITGIPEGRMYKIFESSFLQCSILANLITALIMCLLFFFDILEEFKNTTLFATGTVSIILLIILIIKNWDVISLNWYDYRKIKKLIYITRLVLFLTICSLFSNSYIVEENNVLSFLIVTLLWLIMFNLMKKDTGENPERKTKPFLKQQTKSSLKIIIIASSLIACISIRLSYYFWRCREEQQQYICSMFVFGKASSITSDNLERILLAITLIILALHITIIRLWLQNCGNLSGFSPSVLVGQYCPVVIGVCMGCYWVLQRLPKFVKVKFALSWQVNTLPNIVYALSLFAIFILYYRPLSIFLLPKKKELINIHQDENVVPRLFEKIKESIYRKNIDVDQTPVVYGLGTAYSATFVSLSVFLMLLYSLLLGDILSPSTFLMFMCCTSVLGLSAIERYKNANSISEMVEVPTPILLCWFLIAEYFFYGTGHQPTFPTIHWDAAFVGTGGHFYGNLLPAILIVAGKYVLLHGIRTFGSMLATTIHCRHLMVWKIFAPKLIFEGLGLLVTLSSVLASFYMVFRIDQQMEHLISRVTKGR; encoded by the exons ATGAGCAAGCTAtggaattatttgatatttcaagGATGGATGTCGTATTTGATGGCAGCTGGTTTGTTGGTTTTCACAAGCGGCTTTTTGCTCAATCGCGTTGCAAGACCGGAACGAGCTGAATGTAAACATTGCACGGATTTTGATTGTAACGTCAAGCAACTTCTTCAGAATCCCGATGCCGCTGCAACCACATGTCTCAAAAGAAAGTCACGTGTTGTATTATTAGTCGTAGATGctttaaaatatgattttgcATATTggtataatgataataattctaCCTCATCTTATTATCGCAATAAGTTACCGATAATTCACGAATTGTTGCAAAATCAACCTATGAATTCACGCTTGTATAAGTTCATAGCAGATCCTCCGACAACAACTATGCAACGATTAAAAGGTCTTACCACAGGATCGTTGCCAACCTTCATTGACATTGGATCTAATTTTGCCTCTGAAAGCATCAACGAAGATAATATTGTAGATCAAAGCACTGCCGAAGGTATAGTTTTCATGGGTGATGATACCTGGACTAATTTATTTCCTGGCAAATTTAAACGTCAATTTCCATCACCATCTTTTAATGTTTGGGATCTGGACACTGTTGATAAAGATGTTAGATACCGTATATTTTTTGagatgaagaagaaagattGGTCTCTCCTGATAGCACACGTTCTTGGAATTGATCATTGCGGACATAAACATGGTGCTAATCATCCTGAGATGGCTAGAAAGTTAAATGATACAAATAGTCTTATAAGAGATATCATTGACTCCTTAGAGGAGGATACAGTACTTTTTGTTGTTGGTGATCATGGAATGACAGAAAGTGGTGATCATGGTGGTGATAGCAGGAATGAAATTGAGGCTGCCATGTTCGTTTATTCTATGGTTCCTTTGATAAAATATGATTCATCTAACAATACTGTGAACCAAATCGATCTTGTTCCAACATTGGCATCTATTCTTGGAACACCTATACCATTTTCAAACTTGGGATCTGTTATACTTGATTCAATTCCAAGTTCATCAAGAAATGGGAAATTAAAAGATGAGTTATGGTATTTGTTGCATTCAGTGTGGAGAAATATTGCACAGACAAAAAGATATATAAGTGTATATTCTGAAGATACTTACTTATTTTCTAAAGAACAGCttcaaaatttggaaaatatgtATAACTATCTATTTAACCAAATTAAGAGTATTAATACTATTGAAGAATTTGACTCTTTTATTGTGAATAGTCGGAACTACTTTAAATTGCTCAAAGATACATGTTCTGAAGTATGGGTTCAATTTGATTCTAGTCTAATGTTAAAAGGCCTACTTTTGATGTTTTGtgctttgtttttcttttatctatttatcaCAGGCATTCCAGAAGGTCGTATGTATAAGATATTTGAGTCTTCATTTCTACAATGTTCTATTTTAGCAAATTTAATTACTGCGTTAATAATGTgccttttgtttttctttgatattttagAAGAATTTAAAAACACTACATTGTTTGCCACTGGTACAGtatctataatattattaataatattaattattaagaattGGGATGTTATTTCATTGAATTGGTAtgattatagaaaaataaaaaaattgatctATATTACAAGATTAGTACTTTTTTTAACAATATGCAGTCTCTTTTCTAACAGCTATATTGTTGaagaaaataatgtattatcttttttaattgttACTCTTCTTTGGCTTATCATGTTTAATCTAATGAAAAAAGATACTGGTGAAAATccagaaagaaaaacaaagccATTTTTAAAACAACAAACAAAATCAAGCTTGAAGATAATTATAATAGCCAGTAGCTTAATAGCATGCATTTCCATAAGATTATCTTATTATTTCTGGCGTTGTAGAGAGGAGCAACAACAATATATATGTTCTATGTTTGTATTTGGTAAAGCAAGTTCTATAACATCGGACAATTTAGAACGTATTTTACTTGCCATTACATTAATTATACTTGCATTACACATTACGATAATAAGACTATGGTTGCAAAATTGTGGAAACCTTTCTGGTTTCTCTCCTAGTGTTTTAGTAGGACAATACTGTCCTGTTGTGATAGGTGTTTGTATGGGTTGTTATTGGGTCCTTCAAAGGTTACCAAAAtttgtaaaagtaaaatttgcaCTATCTTGGCAAGTAAACACATTGCCTAACATAGTATATGCATTGAGTCTGTTTGCAatctttatattatactatCGTCCGCTCAGTATATTTTTACTACcaaagaaaaaggaattaaTTAACATACACCAAGATGAAAATGTAGTACCTCGATTATTTGAGAAAATAAAGGAGTCAATTTATCGAAAAAATATAGATGTAGATCAAACGCCAGTTGTTTATGGCTTGGGTACTGCGTATAGTGCCACATTTGTCTCATTAAGTGTATTTCTTATGTTGTTATATTCTTTATTGTTAGGGGATATATTATCACCTAGTACTTTCTTAATGTTTATGTGTTGTACCTCTGTTTTGGGCTTATCAGCGAtagaaagatacaaaaatgctAATAGTATAT ctGAAATGGTAGAAGTACCTACTCCCATACTATTGTGTTGGTTCTTAATAgcagaatatttcttttatggaACTGGGCATCAACCAACTTTCCCTACAATTCATTGGGATGCTGCTTTTGTAGGAACAGGTGGACATTTCTATGGAAATTTATTACCAGCAATCTTAATAG TCGCAGGAAAATATGTATTACTTCATGGAATCAGA ACATTTGGTAGCATGCTTGCTACGACGATTCATTGTCGACATTTAATGGTTTGGAAGATCTTCGCGCCGAAGTTAATATTCGAAGGCTTGGGATTATTGGTAACATTAAGCAGTGTATTGGCGTCCTTTTATATGGTGTTCAGAATCGATCAGCAAATGGAACATCTTATATCCAGAGTAACAAAAGGCAGATGA